One window of the Leucobacter komagatae genome contains the following:
- a CDS encoding DUF4259 domain-containing protein: protein MGAWGSAPWHNDGAADWFAEVFEGIDIDAHISSAFEHDDDYDRIRAAGYLLAVLGHSTVWPGDLERLDDHLERGIELMTEMVEEDSEFLELWEDEPEVVDAVRAEIAALEARLDGEDDDEDGDDE from the coding sequence ATGGGGGCTTGGGGCAGTGCGCCGTGGCACAACGACGGGGCGGCCGACTGGTTTGCCGAGGTGTTCGAGGGCATCGACATTGACGCGCACATCAGCAGCGCTTTCGAACACGACGACGACTACGACAGGATCCGGGCCGCGGGCTACCTGCTCGCCGTTCTCGGCCACAGCACGGTCTGGCCAGGCGACCTTGAGCGCCTCGACGACCACCTTGAGCGCGGCATCGAGCTCATGACCGAGATGGTTGAGGAAGACTCGGAGTTCCTCGAGCTCTGGGAAGACGAGCCCGAGGTCGTCGACGCGGTGCGCGCTGAGATCGCCGCACTCGAGGCGCGCCTCGATGGTGAGGACGACGACGAAGACGGCGACGACGAGTAG
- a CDS encoding CorA family divalent cation transporter produces MSVRSVTRDTWTRVFVDTSEDFATADRVLLNRLGGDGEQRGRRLQVSFVVAAGGSAQVYEFAVVALPEQLVTVEPGKGVPLLQDVEARLQWAGAVEGRPHEAWFAIAQAGLLSSVSALEYMEADINTVRAPMAAAASAESSRSMAVSDLPRVSELLVDIDHALSYVAASVASLTQLARLLRRESISASDVMPRQEIDALIQQGEALTRRVEFMVDRHRFLSQGVSQQISTSDLNIVKIFTVLWAILIPGTTLINWYGQNFEVMPELSWDASAWVQILGVFFLAVIPIYTVKRAGQLR; encoded by the coding sequence GTGAGCGTTCGGAGCGTCACGCGCGACACCTGGACGCGGGTGTTCGTCGACACGTCAGAGGACTTCGCGACGGCGGATCGGGTGCTCCTCAACAGGCTCGGCGGCGACGGTGAACAGCGCGGGCGCAGGCTCCAGGTGAGCTTCGTCGTGGCCGCGGGGGGATCCGCGCAGGTCTACGAGTTCGCGGTTGTCGCGCTGCCCGAGCAGCTCGTCACGGTCGAGCCGGGGAAGGGCGTTCCGCTGCTGCAAGACGTCGAAGCGCGGCTGCAGTGGGCCGGGGCCGTCGAGGGGAGGCCTCACGAGGCCTGGTTCGCCATCGCGCAGGCGGGGCTGCTCTCGAGCGTTTCCGCGCTCGAGTACATGGAGGCCGACATCAATACGGTTCGTGCGCCGATGGCGGCGGCCGCGAGCGCCGAGTCGTCCCGCAGCATGGCCGTGAGCGACCTGCCGCGGGTCAGCGAGCTTCTCGTTGACATCGACCACGCGCTGTCGTACGTCGCCGCCTCGGTCGCGTCACTCACGCAGCTCGCGCGGCTGCTGCGCCGCGAGAGCATCTCCGCCAGCGATGTCATGCCGCGCCAGGAGATCGACGCGCTCATTCAGCAGGGCGAAGCGCTCACGCGGCGGGTCGAGTTCATGGTGGATCGCCACAGGTTCCTATCCCAGGGCGTCTCCCAGCAGATCTCGACGAGTGACCTGAACATCGTGAAGATCTTCACGGTGCTCTGGGCCATTCTCATCCCGGGCACGACGCTCATCAACTGGTATGGGCAGAACTTCGAGGTCATGCCAGAGCTCAGCTGGGATGCGTCGGCCTGGGTGCAGATTCTCGGCGTGTTCTTCCTCGCCGTGATCCCGATCTACACGGTGAAGCGCGCGGGCCAGCTGCGGTAG